A genome region from Vulpes lagopus strain Blue_001 chromosome 7, ASM1834538v1, whole genome shotgun sequence includes the following:
- the HEMGN gene encoding hemogen codes for MDLGKDQSHLTFHQTTNPHQEKNHVPEVIGTWNLRNREQLRKRKAEAQEKQNLQWHFGEKKCKRPRTGKGNKRGRKRKQNTELKVEPPSQFKKDMMEKALASVEKETEPPRSITEALSLVASPKKVVPKKQFSAEDKESIMYQESSSELQGIVVQNHPSESCQDMAEPEVLSPTMCQERVVLQDHTSKICPDMAEPEALSPIMCQETVVLQGHPSKMCPDISEPEASSPTMCQEMAVVKDIPSKTPEDVADLEGCSLEAPPKPDVPKGYALETYQKRAEPEEYNSDPDQGMAEIESLFPKTQDIAVPKDLSTKTHQETVEPEHFSCETYQEFAMPKASCHQRIQEMPAPEEYPPEIYQETPGPEDSSPEIYQETAGTEDYSPEIYQETPGPEDLSTKTYKNMDMPKECFPEPYQETGGPQGQDPKTHQEDAKDVYTFPREMREKPKAEEPEIPAIPNPNVPQEIHPENDVFSYVLF; via the exons ATGGATTTGGGAAAGGACCAATCTCACTTGACGTTCCATCAGACAACTAATCCTCATCAAGAAAAGAACCATGTTCCAG AAGTCATTGGAACTTGGAATTTGCGAAACAGAGAgcaactcagaaaaagaaaagctgaagcaCAAGAGAAGCAAAATTTGCAATGGCACTTTGG agagaaaaaatgcAAGCGGCCAAggacaggaaaaggaaataaaagaggcagaaagagaaaacaaaatacagaactGAAGGTGGAACCTCCATCACAATTTAAAAAGGACATGATGGAGAAAGCACTGGCATCTGTGGAGAaagaaactgagccacccaggagtatAACCGAAGCACTCTCTCTGGTAGCCTCTCCCAAAAAAGTTGTGCCTAAGAAACAATTTTCTGCAGAGGATAAAGAAAGCATTATGTATCAGGAAAGTTCTTCTGAGTTACAAGGAATAGTGGTACAAAACCACCCTTCTGAATCATGCCAAGATATGGCTGAACCTGAAGTCCTCTCTCCTACAATGTGCCAAGAAAGAGTGGTACTTCAAGACCATACTTCTAAAATTTGTCCTGATATGGCTGAACCTGAAGCCCTCTCTCCTATAATGTGCCAAGAAACAGTTGTACTTCAAGGTCATCCTTCCAAAATGTGTCCTGATATCTCTGAACCTGAAGCCTCCTCTCCTACAATGT GCCAAGAAATGGCTGTAGTCAAAGACATTCCTTCTAAAACACCTGAAGACGTAGCTGACCTGGAAGGATGCTCTCTTGAAGCACCCCCCAAACCAGATGTGCCTAAAGGATACGCTCTTGAAACATACCAAAAAAGAGCTGAACCTGAGGAATACAATTCTGACCCAGATCAAGGAATGGCTGAGATTGAAAGCCTCTTTCCTAAAACACAAGACATAGCTGTGCCTAAAGACCTTTCTACAAAAACACACCAAGAAACAGTTGAACCTGAACACTTCTCTTGTGAAACATATCAAGAATTTGCTATGCCTAAAGCATCCTGCCATCAAAGGATCCAAGAAATGCCTGCCCCTGAGGAATATCCACCTGAAATATATCAAGAGACACCTGGACCTGAGGACTCTTCACCTGAAATATACCAAGAAACAGCTGGGACTGAAGACTATTCACCTGAAATATACCAAGAAACACCTGGGCCTGAGGACCTCTCTACTAagacatataaaaatatggaTATGCCTAAAGAATGCTTTCCAGAACCATACCAAGAAACAGGTGGACCCCAAGGCCAGGATCCTAAAACACATCAGGAGGATGCTAAGGATGTTTATACTTTTCCCCGAG aaatgagagaaaaacccAAAGCAGAAGAACCAGAGATACCAGCAATTCCAAATCCAAATGTTCCTCAAGAGATTCATCCAGAAAATGATGTCTTtagttatgttttgttttaa